In Arthrobacter sp. CDRTa11, one DNA window encodes the following:
- the clpS gene encoding ATP-dependent Clp protease adapter ClpS, which yields MTSSVALGPDTQEGTRTGTETSQGSLTAPDIPWNLVIWNDPVNLMSYVSYVFQSYFGYPESKANKLMMEVHKKGRSIVAHGSKEQVERHAVAMHGFGLWATVEQASGGRGGNPGKPGGSGQGKGKRG from the coding sequence ATGACTTCAAGCGTTGCGCTCGGCCCTGATACGCAGGAGGGCACCCGGACCGGAACAGAAACCTCCCAGGGTTCCCTGACCGCACCGGACATCCCCTGGAACCTGGTGATTTGGAACGATCCCGTTAACCTGATGAGTTACGTCAGCTACGTGTTCCAGAGCTATTTTGGCTACCCGGAGAGCAAGGCCAACAAGCTCATGATGGAAGTCCACAAGAAAGGGCGCTCCATTGTTGCCCACGGCAGCAAGGAGCAGGTTGAGCGGCACGCCGTCGCCATGCACGGCTTTGGCCTGTGGGCCACCGTTGAACAGGCAAGCGGCGGACGGGGCGGCAACCCGGGCAAGCCGGGCGGCTCCGGGCAGGGCAAGGGAAAACGTGGCTAA
- a CDS encoding isochorismatase family protein, with the protein MSRALIIVDVQNDFCEGGSLAVAGGARVAAAISDYVDAHHLEFDHIVATQDWHIDPGAHFSDSPDFKDSWPPHCVAGTRGAELHPDLDTEYIQAYFQKGQFAAAYSGFEGLLAPEDAVPTGERQPAAVADDISPDNFPPSDEAIGLDDWLQSHDVEDVVVVGIATDYCVMATSLDAVQAGYSVTVIRSLTAGIADDLEDAVAEMELGGVDVL; encoded by the coding sequence ATGTCCCGGGCCCTGATCATCGTTGACGTCCAGAACGACTTTTGCGAAGGCGGTTCCCTTGCCGTGGCCGGCGGCGCCCGTGTTGCCGCGGCCATCAGCGACTATGTCGACGCCCACCATCTTGAGTTCGACCACATTGTTGCCACCCAGGACTGGCACATTGATCCCGGTGCGCATTTCTCGGACTCCCCCGACTTTAAGGACAGCTGGCCCCCGCATTGCGTGGCCGGAACCCGTGGCGCTGAACTCCATCCGGACCTGGACACCGAGTACATCCAGGCCTATTTCCAGAAGGGACAGTTCGCGGCAGCGTACTCGGGATTCGAGGGCCTCCTGGCCCCCGAGGACGCCGTTCCCACCGGAGAGCGCCAGCCTGCGGCGGTTGCTGACGACATCAGCCCCGATAATTTCCCGCCGTCGGACGAAGCGATCGGCCTTGATGACTGGCTCCAGAGCCACGACGTCGAGGATGTTGTGGTGGTGGGGATCGCCACGGACTACTGCGTGATGGCCACGTCCCTGGACGCCGTCCAGGCGGGCTACTCCGTCACCGTCATCCGCTCGCTCACGGCCGGCATCGCGGACGACCTCGAAGACGCTGTTGCCGAGATGGAACTGGGCGGCGTAGACGTCCTCTGA
- the nagB gene encoding glucosamine-6-phosphate deaminase, with amino-acid sequence MEVVILPGTRQIGQLAAGAIDDLLRRKPQAVLGLATGSSPLPIYDELAARHGQDGLDFSQAHAFALDEYVGLEPGHPESYREVIRREFTSRVNIAPENVHSPDGTAKDILAACSAYEESMQALDGVDLQILGVGTDGHIGFNEPGSSLASRTRIKSLIEQTRRDNARFFKSIANVPHHVVTQGLGTIMEARHVVLVATGAQKAQAVRDFVEGPVSAICPASVLQFHPHATVLLDEAAASSLKLADFYRHTYDNKPSWQGL; translated from the coding sequence ATGGAAGTAGTTATCCTCCCGGGCACCAGGCAGATCGGTCAGCTGGCGGCCGGGGCGATCGATGACCTGCTGCGGCGCAAGCCGCAGGCGGTTTTGGGACTCGCCACCGGATCATCGCCTTTGCCCATCTACGACGAACTGGCGGCGAGGCACGGGCAGGATGGGCTGGATTTCAGCCAGGCGCACGCATTTGCACTTGATGAATATGTTGGCCTGGAACCTGGCCACCCGGAATCCTATCGGGAGGTGATCCGCCGCGAGTTCACCAGCCGGGTCAACATCGCCCCGGAAAATGTCCACAGCCCCGACGGGACCGCCAAGGACATCCTGGCCGCCTGCAGCGCCTACGAGGAATCGATGCAGGCCCTGGACGGCGTGGATCTCCAGATCCTGGGGGTCGGAACCGACGGCCACATCGGCTTCAATGAGCCTGGTTCGTCCTTGGCTTCGCGGACCCGCATCAAGAGCCTGATCGAGCAGACCAGGCGGGACAACGCCCGCTTCTTCAAGAGCATCGCCAACGTCCCGCACCACGTGGTGACCCAGGGCCTGGGCACCATCATGGAGGCCAGGCACGTGGTCCTCGTGGCTACGGGAGCGCAGAAGGCCCAGGCCGTGCGCGACTTCGTGGAAGGACCTGTGTCAGCGATCTGCCCGGCTTCGGTCCTGCAGTTCCATCCGCACGCCACCGTCCTGCTTGATGAGGCTGCGGCGTCATCCCTGAAACTGGCAGACTTTTACCGCCACACGTATGACAACAAACCGTCCTGGCAGGGGCTTTAG
- a CDS encoding DUF2017 domain-containing protein: protein MAKAFKYGLKGITGFLEPAERELLRSLIDDVISMLEPEERANQDPLAALIGLDMDVREPTDRAVKRLLPNVMKNDDGASLEFRQLTERSLRETKIGALRAAALDLDKDEIVLTPEGARHWSMALNDVRLVLAERLDIRDEEDAEHVHLMQDWSQAEDVESYLALVYNFATWLQESLVQAMLTSMDTKA from the coding sequence GTGGCTAAGGCATTCAAATACGGCCTCAAAGGCATCACAGGTTTCCTCGAGCCTGCCGAGCGTGAGCTCCTCCGGAGCCTTATCGATGACGTCATCTCCATGCTTGAGCCGGAGGAACGGGCCAACCAGGATCCCCTGGCAGCATTGATCGGGCTGGACATGGACGTCCGTGAGCCCACGGACCGCGCCGTGAAGCGGCTCCTGCCCAACGTCATGAAAAACGACGACGGCGCGTCCCTGGAGTTCCGCCAGCTCACCGAGCGATCGCTGCGCGAGACAAAGATCGGCGCCCTGCGGGCGGCCGCGCTGGACCTTGACAAGGACGAAATCGTCCTGACTCCGGAAGGTGCCCGGCATTGGTCCATGGCCCTGAACGACGTCCGTCTGGTGCTGGCCGAGCGCCTGGACATCCGGGACGAAGAGGACGCCGAACACGTCCACCTGATGCAGGACTGGTCCCAGGCGGAGGACGTGGAGAGTTACCTCGCCCTGGTCTATAACTTCGCCACCTGGCTCCAGGAATCGCTGGTGCAGGCGATGCTCACGTCCATGGACACCAAGGCGTAG
- a CDS encoding DEAD/DEAH box helicase, which translates to MTETLFGGPTLPPAYPERAAWGTAQKLRAWQQQALDLYFRTSPRDFLAVATPGAGKTTFALRVASMLIESGAVNRVTIVAPTDHLKRQWADAAARVGIAIDPNFKNSDGQHGRGFVGVAVTYAQVASKPLLHRAKTEAARTLVILDEIHHGGEALSWGDGLREAFDPAIRRLSLTGTPFRSDTSPIPFVEYAEDRDGIRRSKADYTYGYGNALRDHVVRPVMFMAYSGQMRWRTSAGEEMAASLGEAAVTKDVTSQAWRTALNPTGEWIPAVLAGADKRLSEVRRTVPDAGGLVIATDHDDARAYAGQLKRITGESPTVILSDDAKASSKIEEFTASEKRWMVAVRMVSEGVDVPRLSVGVYATSTSTPLFFAQAVGRFVRARKRGETASVFLPSVPQLMALANSMEAERDHALDRPEKEDGDGLFNPEDSLMAEANREDKASDSLTKGKFEALDSQASFDRVLFDGGEFGTGGEVGSEDELDFLGIPGLLDAEQVGTLLRQRQHEQLNRKNRRTPPASADPAAGAAPGVPDHRMLMDLRNELAKNVAAWSARTGTPHGVVHTKLRTVCGGPPVAQANEEQLQSRLRKLQDWFIGRK; encoded by the coding sequence GTGACGGAAACACTGTTTGGCGGTCCCACCCTGCCTCCGGCTTATCCGGAACGCGCAGCCTGGGGAACCGCCCAGAAGCTCCGTGCCTGGCAGCAGCAAGCGCTTGACCTCTACTTCCGGACCAGTCCCAGGGATTTCCTTGCAGTGGCGACGCCCGGGGCCGGCAAAACCACGTTCGCGCTGCGTGTTGCCTCCATGCTCATCGAATCCGGTGCCGTCAACCGGGTGACCATCGTTGCCCCCACCGACCACCTCAAAAGGCAATGGGCAGACGCTGCGGCCCGCGTGGGAATAGCCATCGATCCCAACTTCAAGAACTCCGACGGGCAGCACGGCCGCGGCTTTGTGGGAGTTGCCGTGACGTACGCGCAGGTTGCCAGCAAACCCCTGCTGCACCGTGCCAAGACTGAAGCTGCCCGCACCCTGGTGATCCTTGACGAGATCCATCACGGCGGCGAGGCACTGTCCTGGGGCGACGGACTTCGGGAGGCTTTCGACCCCGCCATTCGGCGCCTGTCGCTGACAGGCACGCCCTTCCGCTCTGATACTTCACCCATTCCCTTTGTTGAGTACGCGGAGGACCGGGACGGCATCAGGCGCTCCAAGGCCGACTACACCTATGGCTACGGCAACGCGCTGCGGGACCACGTGGTGCGCCCGGTCATGTTTATGGCCTATTCGGGCCAGATGCGCTGGCGTACCAGCGCCGGGGAGGAGATGGCTGCTTCCCTCGGCGAAGCCGCGGTGACCAAGGACGTCACATCGCAGGCGTGGCGGACGGCCCTGAATCCCACGGGCGAGTGGATTCCCGCCGTCCTGGCCGGTGCCGACAAGCGTCTCAGTGAGGTCCGCCGGACAGTCCCCGACGCCGGCGGCCTGGTCATTGCCACAGACCACGATGATGCCAGGGCCTATGCGGGCCAGCTGAAGAGGATCACCGGTGAATCACCCACCGTGATCCTTTCCGATGACGCGAAGGCCTCCAGCAAAATCGAGGAGTTCACGGCAAGTGAGAAACGCTGGATGGTGGCCGTCCGGATGGTGTCCGAAGGCGTCGACGTTCCCCGTCTGTCCGTGGGCGTCTATGCCACCTCCACCTCCACGCCGCTGTTCTTCGCCCAGGCAGTGGGCCGCTTTGTGCGTGCCCGCAAGCGGGGTGAAACGGCGTCCGTCTTCCTGCCGTCGGTGCCGCAGCTGATGGCACTGGCCAACTCCATGGAGGCCGAGCGGGACCACGCACTGGACCGGCCGGAGAAAGAGGACGGCGACGGCCTTTTCAACCCCGAAGATTCCCTGATGGCGGAGGCCAACCGCGAAGACAAGGCCTCGGACAGCCTCACCAAGGGAAAATTCGAGGCCCTGGATTCGCAGGCCTCGTTCGACCGGGTACTTTTCGACGGCGGCGAGTTCGGCACCGGGGGAGAAGTGGGGTCAGAGGATGAGCTGGATTTCCTCGGGATCCCCGGGCTGCTTGACGCCGAACAGGTGGGCACCCTCCTTCGCCAGCGCCAGCACGAGCAGCTGAACAGGAAGAACCGCAGGACACCACCGGCCTCGGCTGACCCTGCCGCCGGTGCGGCACCTGGCGTACCCGACCACCGGATGCTGATGGACCTGCGCAATGAGCTGGCCAAGAATGTTGCGGCGTGGTCTGCCCGGACAGGTACCCCGCATGGCGTGGTGCACACGAAGCTCAGGACGGTCTGCGGCGGCCCTCCCGTGGCGCAGGCAAACGAGGAGCAGCTGCAGTCCAGGCTGCGAAAGCTTCAGGACTGGTTTATCGGACGGAAGTGA
- a CDS encoding MBL fold metallo-hydrolase, whose amino-acid sequence MKLTIVGCTGSFPGPGSPASCYLLTAHDGERTWKIVMDLGSGALGAIQRYTDLEDIDAIFLTHLHPDHCMDLCGLHVAVRWKPGGWGRGRIPVWGPAATADRMATAYGLELDPGMHEEFDFTNWTEREPVKLGPFTVTPFAVNHPVEEAYALRVEVTEPDKEGNQVSRVLTYSGDTDSCTGLEEAAKDADLFLCEAAFEEGRDDGIKDVHLTGKRAGEAAAVAGARRLLLTHIPVWTSQTKVMAEARPVFGGDVAVAVAGVHYTI is encoded by the coding sequence GTGAAGCTCACCATCGTCGGCTGTACAGGTTCCTTCCCCGGGCCTGGCTCGCCGGCGTCGTGCTATCTCCTGACGGCGCACGACGGCGAGCGGACCTGGAAGATCGTGATGGACCTCGGCAGCGGTGCGCTGGGGGCGATCCAGCGCTATACCGATCTTGAAGACATCGACGCCATCTTCCTGACGCACCTGCATCCTGACCACTGCATGGACCTGTGCGGGCTCCACGTTGCGGTGCGCTGGAAGCCCGGCGGATGGGGCCGCGGCCGGATCCCGGTCTGGGGACCGGCGGCCACTGCAGACCGGATGGCAACGGCGTACGGCCTGGAACTGGATCCAGGCATGCATGAGGAATTCGACTTCACCAACTGGACCGAGAGGGAGCCCGTGAAGCTGGGGCCCTTCACCGTGACTCCGTTTGCCGTCAACCATCCGGTGGAGGAGGCCTACGCCCTCCGGGTGGAGGTCACCGAACCGGATAAGGAAGGCAACCAGGTCTCACGGGTCCTGACGTATTCCGGGGACACTGACTCCTGTACCGGGCTGGAGGAAGCCGCCAAGGACGCGGACCTGTTCCTGTGTGAAGCCGCCTTTGAGGAAGGCCGGGACGACGGCATCAAGGACGTGCACCTGACCGGCAAAAGGGCCGGTGAGGCGGCTGCTGTGGCCGGTGCCCGGCGTCTTCTGCTGACCCACATTCCCGTCTGGACGTCCCAGACAAAAGTCATGGCCGAGGCGAGGCCGGTTTTCGGCGGCGACGTTGCGGTTGCCGTGGCCGGGGTGCACTACACCATTTAG
- a CDS encoding nicotinate phosphoribosyltransferase, producing MSTSARWDHPRTSFYTDHYELTMLQASLHSGAAHRKSVFEAFARRLPDGRRYGIVAGTGRLLEGIANFRFGDSELEFLQRTGVVNQDTLDYLAGYRFSGDIWGYAEGEAYFPHSPILIVEATFAEACILETYLLSVLNHDSAIASAASRMISAAGNRPCIEMGSRRTHEEAAPAAARAAYIAGFDSTSNLEAGFRYGIRTVGTAAHSFTLLHDTERDAFEAQVASLGAGTSLLVDTYDVETAVRAAVDLAGPKLGAVRLDSGDLVAQAQWVRQLLDDLGNVNTKIVVTSDLDEFAIAALQSAPVDSYGVGTSLVTGSGAPTASMVYKLVSRTDGAGTFVSVAKSAKNKASMGGRKYALRRLNEHGIAGEEIVGIGHRPEDDGNDRPLLQQFMKNGELLPGWTGHEGVLRARQRHADSMAELPPVVNRLQRGEPAIPTTYEEN from the coding sequence GTGAGTACCTCTGCACGCTGGGACCATCCCCGCACGTCTTTTTATACGGACCACTACGAGCTGACCATGCTGCAGGCGTCGCTTCATTCGGGCGCGGCGCACCGGAAATCCGTCTTCGAAGCCTTCGCCCGTCGGCTGCCGGACGGACGCCGGTACGGGATCGTCGCGGGAACGGGACGGTTGCTGGAAGGCATCGCTAATTTCCGTTTCGGCGACAGCGAGCTGGAATTCCTTCAACGGACGGGCGTGGTCAACCAGGACACGCTGGACTACCTGGCCGGCTATCGGTTCTCGGGGGACATCTGGGGATACGCCGAAGGCGAGGCGTACTTCCCCCACTCCCCCATCCTGATAGTGGAGGCGACGTTCGCCGAGGCCTGCATCCTGGAGACCTATTTGCTCTCGGTCCTGAACCATGACAGTGCCATTGCCTCGGCAGCGTCCCGGATGATTTCCGCTGCCGGCAACCGGCCCTGTATTGAAATGGGTTCGCGCCGGACCCATGAGGAGGCGGCCCCGGCCGCCGCCCGCGCCGCCTATATCGCCGGCTTCGACAGCACGTCCAACCTGGAGGCCGGCTTCCGGTATGGCATCAGGACGGTGGGCACCGCGGCGCATTCCTTCACGCTCCTGCACGACACTGAGCGGGATGCCTTTGAGGCCCAGGTGGCCTCGCTGGGCGCCGGAACCTCCCTCCTGGTGGACACGTACGACGTCGAAACGGCGGTCCGCGCGGCTGTGGACCTGGCGGGGCCCAAGCTGGGGGCAGTACGCCTCGATTCAGGCGATCTCGTGGCACAGGCCCAGTGGGTCCGCCAACTGCTGGACGACCTGGGCAACGTGAACACCAAGATCGTTGTGACGTCGGATCTTGATGAATTTGCCATCGCAGCGCTGCAGTCCGCGCCCGTTGACTCCTACGGCGTGGGCACGTCCCTCGTCACCGGGTCCGGGGCACCCACCGCCAGTATGGTCTACAAGCTGGTCAGCCGCACCGACGGCGCCGGCACCTTCGTGTCGGTGGCGAAATCGGCCAAGAACAAGGCCAGCATGGGCGGGCGCAAGTATGCGCTGCGCAGGCTCAATGAACACGGCATCGCGGGTGAGGAAATCGTGGGGATCGGGCACCGGCCCGAGGACGACGGCAACGACCGCCCGCTGCTGCAGCAATTCATGAAGAACGGCGAACTGCTGCCGGGCTGGACCGGCCACGAGGGTGTGCTCCGCGCCCGTCAGCGGCATGCCGACAGCATGGCCGAACTTCCGCCGGTGGTCAACCGGCTCCAGCGCGGCGAGCCCGCCATCCCCACCACTTATGAGGAGAACTAA
- a CDS encoding DUF3039 domain-containing protein, whose translation MDAMTSMTDPLENDPMRELSGAGTSTATIEREELRQEVEPGDRERFSHYVRKEKIMESALTGDPVIALCGKVWTPGRDPQKFPVCPMCKEVYDGLRPGNDGGKGPGGDSGNNK comes from the coding sequence ATGGATGCCATGACTAGCATGACGGACCCTCTCGAAAACGACCCAATGCGCGAGCTTTCCGGGGCTGGAACGTCCACGGCCACCATTGAGCGCGAGGAACTGCGCCAGGAAGTGGAGCCCGGCGACCGGGAACGCTTCTCGCACTACGTTCGCAAAGAAAAGATCATGGAATCCGCGCTGACGGGCGATCCTGTCATTGCCCTGTGTGGCAAAGTGTGGACGCCGGGCCGGGATCCGCAGAAGTTCCCGGTCTGCCCGATGTGCAAAGAGGTTTATGATGGCCTCCGCCCGGGCAACGACGGCGGCAAGGGTCCCGGAGGGGACTCGGGCAACAACAAGTAG
- the murI gene encoding glutamate racemase, whose translation MAEPSGKTYPRIIMTTASSMDPSAAAASASPASTSPGALLGSRPIGVFDSGVGGLTVARSIIDQLPNESILYVGDTAHGPYGPLPIAEVRANALGVMDELVDSGVKLLTIACNSASAAVLRDARERYTARYGIPVIEVIQPAVRRAVAATRSGRIGVIGTSATVGSRAYEDTFAAAPDLDITSVACPEFVSYVEAGITTGPALLAVAEEYLAPLKAAGVDTLVLGCTHYPLLTGVISYVMGEDVTLVSSAEETAKDVYRALATHDLQRTTATPPEHHFIATGDAGQFEALARRFLGPEVLSVRHVDHVAAQYPTGSLARITPEMIAAAQGASAARATPAPRVSNFVGNGTGGSGL comes from the coding sequence ATGGCTGAGCCGTCCGGGAAGACCTATCCTCGAATAATCATGACAACAGCCTCGAGCATGGACCCGTCAGCAGCAGCTGCATCCGCGTCCCCAGCCAGCACCAGCCCCGGCGCTCTCCTGGGATCCCGGCCTATCGGCGTCTTTGATTCCGGCGTTGGCGGACTGACAGTGGCACGGTCCATCATTGACCAGCTGCCCAACGAATCCATCCTGTACGTCGGGGATACGGCCCACGGGCCGTACGGACCGCTGCCGATCGCCGAAGTCCGGGCCAACGCACTCGGTGTGATGGACGAACTCGTGGACTCCGGCGTCAAGCTGCTCACCATAGCCTGCAATTCGGCGTCGGCCGCTGTCCTGCGTGATGCCCGCGAGCGGTACACCGCACGGTACGGAATTCCTGTCATCGAGGTGATCCAGCCGGCTGTCAGGCGCGCCGTGGCCGCCACACGCAGCGGCAGGATCGGCGTTATAGGCACGTCCGCTACGGTGGGCTCCCGGGCCTATGAGGATACTTTTGCCGCCGCGCCGGACCTGGACATCACCTCCGTTGCCTGTCCTGAATTCGTCAGCTATGTGGAGGCCGGCATCACCACAGGTCCGGCGCTGCTGGCCGTCGCGGAGGAATACCTGGCCCCGCTGAAGGCTGCAGGGGTGGATACGCTGGTGCTGGGCTGCACGCACTATCCGCTGCTCACCGGTGTCATCTCCTACGTCATGGGCGAGGACGTCACCCTGGTTTCGAGCGCCGAGGAAACGGCCAAGGATGTGTACCGCGCCCTGGCCACCCACGATCTTCAGCGGACAACGGCAACGCCGCCGGAGCACCACTTCATCGCTACCGGTGACGCCGGCCAGTTTGAGGCATTGGCCCGCCGGTTCCTGGGGCCTGAGGTACTGTCTGTCCGCCATGTTGATCATGTGGCCGCACAGTATCCCACCGGCAGCCTGGCCAGGATCACCCCGGAAATGATCGCCGCTGCGCAGGGCGCCTCGGCAGCACGGGCCACACCGGCGCCCAGGGTCTCCAACTTTGTGGGCAACGGAACCGGAGGTTCCGGCCTGTGA